One Carya illinoinensis cultivar Pawnee chromosome 5, C.illinoinensisPawnee_v1, whole genome shotgun sequence genomic window, TATCATGGAATTTTATGAAAGAATGCGATTTCATTTGAAATCTATGATATGACAAGTATGCAAGTATGATTACGATGAAGTATGAATGATAAGATATGTAATGGCCTATATTATGATATGAAGATGGTACCATATGTTATGGGCATATTGCATTGACAGGTTGTACTAtgctggtagtgcacccagtgtgTCTTCCTTATGTATGGATTCCACAACCAGTGGTCACGGGCGGAATCGGAATCTACTTAGATTCGCTAACCCTAACTCACGGGGGTCAATAGTGGGTACTAGCCTATGATAAGTGAAAGATAAGTTCATGTTATTTACGTATATATTTGTGAGTAtgcatatttttcaagaaaccttatgtttattatgtttactaTGTATGTTGCTTATTGAGCATTTGActcatttttatatgttttttttaatatttttaaaccaccACAAGTGATGACATTTATGAGGATGAGACAGTAGCACAGGATTTGGCCTAGGGAGGCGAGGCAGAGGCCTAGACAATTTATGTTATACTtagttttatgatttattttgatAAGCACATGACactttattgaatttaaataagtGCTTCCACAGACTCTTTTGAAATTTAGTatgtaataaaaatgaaatttatttatttataaggaATCTTTCGTATCTAGCGCTTCGttagaagaatttttttttttaagttcaagtttagtAGCACATTGGTTCTccgaaaattctaaaaatgacTTTATGGGAGAGCAGGGTGTTACATCCTGCTATTATCCTTAAAATCTACTCGAGGCCCGAATCAATAAAGATGCCACTTTAGGATATTGATGGGTAATTAGAGTGCTTCAAGTAATTCTACGGCGCCATATTACATTTAAAAATCCCTTAGCACAGGTTTCTGAAAATCAAGTACGAGAGAGGGAACCTCTAACCTGCATAGAGAAGTTAAATGTCATAAACTCTATAACAGGCCGCAGTCCATGGTAAGCAGCACCAACTCCAATCCCTGTAAACCCAGCCTGCAAAACGGTTTATAAAAAAAGGTATTAGACAACTATTAACATAGAATACAAACAAGAATTATACATGTAGATATcttttttggagagagagagagagagagagagagagagagagagagagagagggaagggaTGAAACAAATAAGTATCtgtatattataaaaaacatGACCATTGGCAAACGAGGAAGGGGTTGCAGGATCATGATTAATCTACTTGATCAACCATAAGCaaccaaaaacccaacaaaTAAAGGGAAAGTCAAGTAGCAGAAATAACCTCTGTGATTGGCGTATCAAGAACCCTCTCGGGACCATACTTATCCAACAGCCCCTTGGATATCTAAACAAAATGGAGGTTAAGAACCAATGTTATACAAGTACATAAAATTGCCATTGAACCTTCACATGTCATGGAAATCCAAGAATCTCATCTCTTCAATTATTAGAGCTAACCTTGTATGCACCCTGATATTCCCCAACCTGAGCTCAAATTAACAAAATGGAACatgagagaagaaagaatgaagaggaAGTTTAGCAAAAATTTACTTCTTCCTACTTATGCTCACCTCTTCACCCATCAAGAACACTTTGGGATCAGCAGACATTTCCTCATCAAGTGCAGAGTTTAGAGCGTCTCTCACTGTCATCTGTGCATAATTATTGTTTCAAAAGTATAAATTCAGTGAGTTTGAAAAAACGAAGCCTGAATGGAGGAGAATAGACGGCTTCTCATACTAATTAGGCTCGTATTATACCcctggaaaaaaaattatcgttCCGGCATTTTTTTAAGAACAAATTCAGGTTCCTAACAATACCAAAATGAACAGATACACTCGTAGGATCGAATTAATATTAATGCAGCATGTTTTCTTTTCCCCCTCGAGGAActtcaaataaaaaaggtaattaaataaaaaaaaagtaacagaactttctttttttaattttaaagttgaGAAATAACAGCTTGCACCCACCGAATAATTGAGACAGGTTAAAGCACCAAATATTAGTTATTCTCGAAAACACGCTTACCTCTTTTGCTGCAGATGAATAGCTTCTCAACGCCGACGCGGAGGAACGAGCCCACTGCAAGGACTGTCCGGAAGTCTGCCCAAACCGGCATTTACAATTAAACTAAATAtaagttgtaaaattaaaattacagcAACAACAAACTCCACGTACCAGACattaataaaagataaaatacaaaaaatatttcggGTGTACCAGAACAGAAGAGCCTCCAGAACAGATTTTCCTATTAATAATCCCCAACATCTTTTCTCTCTTTCACTCAATATTgatctaataaaataaaacataaaaaaaggcAGTCAGATTATCAGCGATTCTAAGCAAATCGAAAAGCAAACTGAGACGTAtataaacatacatatatatatatatatatatatatatgcgagtctctgtgtgtgtgtgtgtgtgtgagagagagagagagagagagattaaaaaacctagaaattataagaaatagtAAAAGGATAAATATTTGAAAGGAGTCAGATTATGAAGAAATGAAGAGAGGTAAGGACGGACCTCGGAATAGGATAGTAGCTGTTGCAGGATCCGATCGGAGACGATGAAGACGTAGGAAAATGGAAGTGCGCAGAAATAATGAGCCAGCCACCACGCTACGCTCGCTCTCCTATATTTAACTAACaaattttttctcttcctctttagaccagtttcatattttttatttccttcagcattttatctttttggttttatttttagtgGAAATTCCACTTAACAGTTAACACTGTAACGAGTGGGGAATCTTAATTCTATATTAGCAGCGTTAATTCATGGTATTAAAGACTGTCGTATTAATTACTTACACgactattaattattttttttagtagaaAATGGCTTGGGACTAACTCCCTGAATCTAGACCCATTATATGCATATCTTGTGtttcagatgaaaaaaaaaaaaaaaaaaaaaaaaaacgtagtAAAAATCCAATGGAAAATTGGACATAAATTAAATGTTTTCAAATGCTACAATATCCTGTAATAGGGtgagaataataatatatagataatgctactacaactattttataattttgttttaaaattaaaaaatgtaatagttttattttatagaaatatattttaattttattttatctgatTTGGGTTtcaaatttgatataaatgtcttaaatttaaaatagagttaTAGAAAAAATTGTGTATTGGCCAGTAATCATGTACATCACGTTACAATGCATCAGAATGCTGTTTTTGTtacttttctatttattaaacTTATATCAAAACTCAATTCAATTTATAGAAGCATGGGGTTATAATCGTCAGAGCGGTGGTGGTTGGCGGTCAAATGGGGGAAAAAAAGTCCGAAAACGGATTATTCTAAAATTTCCAATGGTCTATAATGATTGTCGTGGGAAGGAAGAACATTGAGTTTTGATTTTTCCTGCCTTTTTGGTTTTGAAGTAAGTAACGGGCAGTATCGTTCAACCTAACACCGCCAGCAATTAAACCGGTTTCGTACTTGGagggtgggtgggtgggtgggtgtgGGGAGGGCAGCATGCGCTTTTTGCAACACAAGTTACAACTACCACCTCAGTTTGATTGTGTGCGTCATTATTTGGTGAAGGAAAACTAGATTTCTTTTTCGCTCCGTTTCTACTTTCTAGATATCGTGGAGTCCCTccaaacaatttttattttttttttcaaaatgtaaactatattattttttatacaaattttatatttattcattttttcaaaaaataaattaccatatgaaatgtcatatatatatatatatatatatatcacccaTCCGGCTTCACCCAACTATATGTcatatcattaaattaaaaaaaaaaattattctacatACAGTCACCAAATCCATACAAATCCAtatgattatatttaaaaaaatataattaaagttataataatatcttttttaaaatgatttttttttttcattttactctcatTTATCAATATAATTACACATGCTGTCTTCCACTtaagattataaataaaatttctaaaaaaaaacattatctaTCATATCATTTGGGGTTCCAAACTCAACTCTGTTACCTCTTTTGAATTTGCATCTAATCTGTTGGCAACTTTTGGGGGTTATACTGTGGAATTCTCGCATATTTGGGGGCATCAATAATCTGTTGCCTAGTAAATAGCCATAAAAAGGCAAGAGGAGGGGGGTTGTTTAACGTGGCTTCGACCGTACTAAAccatttcttattttatagGTAGAATAAAATTGTATTGATAACAAATTAATAGGTATGGTTGAAGGACACGATAAATGTTACGTTTGGATAGTGATGTGATCTTATAtagtctataaataataataataaaataataaaaaatatcgataaaatattaaataataatgactaataataacaaaacagtaaaaagtaaatgaaaaacattgataaaattaatatcgAATAGATCAGTCTACTATCCAACACAGTCTAAATCCACGCCAGCCTATTCCAAAATGTTGACTTTGGAATTAATACCCAAATTAAGTTGAGGGTGAAGAAGGTGACTTTTCAATTCTGAATGGGATTCAAATCGCCGCTAGACAGGAGGGTGCATGGCTTTTGTTGAGCGACATTGGCATTGAATGCCGGAAGCACGCACTTCTTGCACATTCTTGTTTGTACAACTGCTTCATTggcatatattgtaattttttcagAGATTACCATCAAGTCCAAACCGAAGTGATTCTGTCCAGTACTCCTATAATCTAAACGGCTTACTTTATTTTTCCACTCCGCAATTAATGCTCAATTTTTGCAATTAGACTTGATCTGGCCAAATATATTATGAAagaggaatgctacacatcattccacaccacacattttatatattaaaatattattttttatttttatttttattttttatttcattttattcttattaaactaattgaattattctatttatcatccacacactacatatttattatagaaaaaatgaaaaaaaattaaaataagtgtagtgtgtgaagtgtaaggatgataagaagaattttccatTATGAAAAAGGAATTGCTacatacataaaaattttatataaagtaAACTCATATATTGATGTGGTTTTATGAGatttgttagatctattttataatataaataatttttcaatctgaCATATCACAacaagttatattaatttgtaagtttatttttatttattttatttattattaaagcattttccttatgaaaatattttactccTCTTGGAATAAAAAGGCacaatagataaaaaaaaaaaaaaaaaggttttgacTGGCTTTGTCATTATTATTCTTATGTATAAATGGCAAATTATGATCGTGTCatgatgaatgaagtttgaGCTGGAGAAATAAAAAGCTAATCGATCGAGCGAATTTTTCGGAGGGTGCAAAATAATTCACGGGTCAGAACtataatttataagtaattaaccATGCGACAGTTTGGCCGAGTGGTCTAAGGCGCCAGATTTAGGCTCTGGTCCGAAAGGGCGTGGGTTCAAATCCCACAGCTGTCAACttttttgaacttagaatttcATTGAACTTGGGAGTTGGGAGAAAAACAAGTAGAATAGAGAGGGAAAAATATATACTGTACGTTTACATTTGGTTCTCGTCAATCCCAttaaacaaaaaactaaaacttatatatatatatatatatttgtcatcTATGATAAATAGCATTCATTTATCACTCTTTTTACAATTgctgtaaaatgaaaaaaatgattacgtaaaatttaaaaatgcaataaaactaaatagaaaacataaaataaaaaaaaaattaaattatttaatgaaatgacgCTATATATAATCTTCATCATGTAGTGATAAAATCGTGTCATtatcaagaatatatataaatatcataagaATCATGCATGTAACtgaataatgttttatttttttaaaatatatcatcatcATCGATCTGTTTTGAGCTAGACAAGAAAAAGATATGCGTATTAACTCTTTAAGTACTTAGGATGAGGAATTAGTTTAAGATACCTGGCATGCAACGATATCCTTCTTGATCTTTAGCTTCTAATTGCAAGAATGTCCATATATATAATGGCATGATGCATGATCCCAATTCAAACGATCGACAACATTCTCGATCAATATTGTCAGTCACACATAAATGCATGCCCGACCTCTTTAAGCATGCCATTTTAGGCGCACACAGCGTGGCACCATCACCCCCTTCTCAAAGTTTTGATGGTGCCACGCTAATATGCGCCTAAAATCCTTCATCTTCCTTCTGATCTTTTCCATGCACATCACACGTTCATCGTTACTGATTATTCTCTCTAGCTCTCAGGCTTGGGTTCAGTTTCACTCACTCACTTTCACTGAAAACACTGCACAGACATTGAGAAGAGAGAACGCTAACCATGTATAAGAAGATCAGCTAGCTAGCGTATATATCGTGAAGAGAGGGGATTgctctatttataataaaatcggAGGATGGAAGGGATACAGCGTATTCATGACATGTACCAATACATTGAAATTAGCAACAAAACCAGCCGTACATTGGAATGCTGGAAGTAGATAATTTTGATCCTCCTCATGCGATAGTCACAGTACTACATTGTACATATATACTCGGCTACGTACCCTATGGGGTAGCGTCGAAGAGACACGCGGCGATCTGTATTTTACGTTGAATGAATTGGCCCTGCATTCAGCATTCTGTCACCTTCCTGTGGCCTGTGGGCGGTGAACTTGTTGTGGTTCACACTTCACATTCCTCTAGGTCGTGTAGGGTATTCTCATTGCCCCCGCCGCTTTTTCTGTGCATTGGGAACTTTACCCACATGGCTGCGTGGCCTTTCAATGATATATAAATTGTCGCTACATATGCTACCCCTCCTATCTTTACGCGTAGTTCtacaaaattcaaaactaatGCGGCTCCATTCTTTACTATGAAGAAACTGAATGATATGTTTACACGTGGCACGTAACTCCTTTTGCAATGGTGTTTACTTTTCCCTTTCTATAATACAATAATATTCGCTCTTTTCGGTACACCGAATTATGCCTATACGAAAGAATAAGTAAAAAATGAGAATACGAATTAATTTTTGGAAGTCCGGTTTATGTCATTGTTCCCTTGCTTTTTATAAAGGAGGAGGTCGTGTCtctttgcttgcttaatttattAGTGCATGATCTAGCCATGTCCCATCATCCCTTTGAAAGCACGGGCAAGCATATGAACAAAGAGCATATCCCTCTAAGAGCATCTTCATTATCTAaatcaaattcatttttaaaatttagccaatattatatttctttatatttttttatttcatttaaattcaatctctaCATTAAATTAGCCATTCatactttatataataataaaatattattaaattaatttttattttattatataattctaccaatttaataatattattaattatattataattaaattaatattaaaaaatcatattttcaaaggtcatttaattctcaaaatcatataaaaatcatattttatattataattaaattaataaattatattataatgatgaaaaagtaatattttaatatttagtgAACGAATATAGCCTTTCATATTTAGCTAAATACTGtagcaaaaatataaaatattttaaaattttccaatctaatgtgattttttttttatacaaataatttaaattttagaaaaatattttaaattttttcaagccAATGAGAATGTTCTAATTCCATGAGAAATATCTTACCCGGCTCCATTATTGAGCCCTATTCCGATTTATTGAAGCCCACTGATATCTGGACCCAACGAAGGCATCAGGACATCGTTTAGCCCAGCAATAGAGTCTAAACTCTCGAGGTATCTAGAAACGGTGCCGCTTTTGTTGTTGCACTTGGACTTGGTTAAAACTTGAAACTAGACAGTTTTGGGTGTCACtaggcgagagagagagagagagagagagagagagtggaagACAGATGGGGGGTGCGTTCTGGGGGACGAGGGTGATGGAGATAGTGAAGAAGCACGACTCTGGAGGTCTGGTCTGGAAGCGAATTAAGCTCACCCCTACTCGCAAAGCCAACGCCAAGAAGCGCCTCCTCCGCGTTTGGCAGGTAGTACTCCCTCTCCAAATTGTATTAGGGCTTTATTGTTCTGATTCAAATAAGAGTTGATGGTCTGATGCTTGAAAATTTTTATGTTGCTTATTTAACTTTGTTCTatgcttttttcattttctttgggtGCTATATTTGATATTTGTTAGAAGTATTTCGCGCGTGTATACTTAGAACGTTGCAATTTGTGATTATGTCAGCTGTGATACTTTTAACGATTAAATATATCGTTCCATTCAATTTTTGAGCCATGTCCTATTCCAAATTTACTTACAATTAGAAGTCAGACAGCTTCAGAGTTTTAGAACTCATAGAATTGTGTATAGAGTGTGGAATTTGGAAATATAAATATGTTTCACTATACTTTAATAGAATTTAATGGGCTAATTctacataaattttttgtatctttttcttctcttggaTAGGCGtaccttttgtattctttccgtGTGCTTCTTTTGCACTTATTAAtgaagatttttgtttttgataagtaagaagatattttattgatataaagatagacatagcccaagtataccagaagtatacatgtgaatacaccaATTTAGGAACTAGAAACTGttacaagaaaatcatataaGCTGAGACCATTTAAATCTATAGCAatggcccacataaataaagtcttttagaaaaaactcctaaactcttccaagGAGCATTCATGATCCTCAAAGTCTCTATCGGTTCTTTCactccaaatgcaccaaaaaatacaaatgggaaccatcttccacacagctgcAATATCTGGTGTCCCTGTGATCCCTCTCCAATTTGCTAGCAGTTCAACCGCTCTTCCCGGCACTACCCATGCTAATCCCACTCTGCTGAAAAAGTAATTCCATATGGCCTGAGCAAACTCAAAGTGTAGAAGTAAATGGTCCACCATTTCACCACTATTTCTGCACATACATCACCAGTCAATGATTATAAGTCCACGTCTTCTTAGGTTATCAATGGTCATAATCTTCTCTAAGActgctgtccaaacaaagaatgTAGCCTTGGCAGGTGCTTTACTCCTCCATATGTTCTTCCAAGAAAAGTTCTGCCTAGCTTGAGTTGTAATTGTGTCATAGAAAGAGCACAAAGAAAATTTTCCTTTCCTAGAAGGTCTCCATTCCATCTTATTCACAATTGTGACAGCAGGAGTAATGTGATACAGCAGGTTGAAGAATTCCACCAGAGCAC contains:
- the LOC122309737 gene encoding uncharacterized protein LOC122309737; this encodes MGGAFWGTRVMEIVKKHDSGGLVWKRIKLTPTRKANAKKRLLRVWQNEAVLRACSEPPSSKTSGAGTDISSEKDIRSS